A single genomic interval of Parvularcula marina harbors:
- a CDS encoding NADH-quinone oxidoreductase subunit J, giving the protein MGFAQFAFTVFAVATVIWGLGVIFARNPVHSVLCLIMAFISTAGLFVLIGAEYLAFLLVVVYVGAVAVLFLFVVMMLDVDFAELRAGYAKYLPIGIVVAVALIVEIGFIVLSWGGSAEDGIARAASDGGPNNAEQLGMVLYTDYVHFFQIAGLVLLVAMIGAILLTFRERRGIKTQDVGAQVGRKREEGVEVVSVPTGKGI; this is encoded by the coding sequence ATGGGTTTTGCGCAATTCGCCTTCACGGTGTTCGCGGTGGCTACGGTCATTTGGGGGTTGGGCGTGATCTTCGCCCGAAACCCTGTGCACTCCGTGCTCTGCCTCATCATGGCCTTCATCTCGACGGCCGGCCTGTTCGTCCTGATCGGGGCCGAATATCTCGCCTTCCTTCTGGTCGTCGTTTATGTCGGCGCCGTCGCGGTCCTCTTCCTCTTTGTCGTGATGATGCTCGATGTTGATTTTGCCGAGCTGCGCGCAGGATACGCGAAATATCTGCCCATCGGCATCGTTGTCGCCGTCGCCCTCATCGTTGAGATCGGGTTCATCGTCCTCTCATGGGGCGGCTCGGCTGAGGACGGCATTGCCCGGGCCGCAAGTGATGGCGGACCCAATAATGCCGAACAGCTCGGCATGGTGCTCTATACGGACTATGTCCACTTCTTCCAGATTGCGGGCCTTGTCCTGCTGGTCGCCATGATTGGTGCCATTCTCCTGACGTTCCGCGAACGCCGCGGGATCAAGACGCAGGATGTTGGCGCGCAGGTCGGGCGCAAGCGCGAAGAGGGCGTGGAAGTCGTCTCGGTGCCGACCGGAAAGGGGATCTGA
- a CDS encoding type III pantothenate kinase → MLLALDIGNTNTVFALIEGDEAVAQWRASTSSVWTADEYAVWLSQMLEIDGRYKLSDLDRCVISTVVPQSLFNVRNFARRYCGGEPLIVDEKSIPGVEVRIDRPSEVGADRLVNTVGAFVKYGGPLIVVDSGTATNFDIVAKDGAFVGGIIAPGINLSMQALHQAAARLPRIAIERPDKIIGTTTVGAMQSGVFWGYVDLIEGLIARIKNEFGEPMKVVATGGISSLYSDAATSIDYFDPDLTIRGLTEIARRVFDGKEKT, encoded by the coding sequence ATGCTGCTAGCGCTCGATATCGGGAACACAAATACCGTCTTTGCCCTGATCGAAGGGGATGAGGCAGTTGCGCAATGGCGGGCCTCGACCTCCAGCGTATGGACGGCGGATGAATATGCGGTCTGGCTGTCGCAGATGCTGGAAATCGATGGCCGCTACAAGCTCAGTGACCTTGACCGCTGTGTGATTTCGACCGTTGTGCCGCAATCTCTATTCAATGTACGGAATTTTGCCCGCCGATATTGTGGTGGCGAGCCGCTGATCGTAGATGAAAAATCAATACCCGGTGTTGAGGTGCGGATCGACCGGCCCAGCGAAGTCGGTGCGGACAGGCTGGTCAACACGGTCGGCGCGTTCGTCAAATATGGCGGCCCACTGATCGTTGTCGATTCCGGCACGGCCACTAATTTCGATATCGTCGCCAAGGATGGCGCCTTTGTCGGCGGCATCATCGCGCCGGGGATCAACCTCTCCATGCAGGCGCTTCATCAAGCGGCCGCACGCCTGCCGCGCATTGCGATTGAACGGCCAGACAAGATTATCGGCACAACGACGGTCGGCGCGATGCAGTCAGGGGTCTTCTGGGGTTATGTCGATCTGATCGAAGGGCTGATTGCCCGCATCAAGAATGAATTTGGCGAGCCGATGAAAGTGGTCGCAACGGGCGGGATTTCCTCGCTCTACAGCGACGCAGCGACCAGCATTGATTATTTTGACCCGGATCTGACCATCCGGGGCCTGACAGAAATTGCCCGGCGTGTGTTCGATGGCAAGGAGAAAACATGA
- the nuoK gene encoding NADH-quinone oxidoreductase subunit NuoK: protein MIGLEHYLLVGGMLFAIGVAGIFLNRKNVIIILMSIELMLLAVNINFVAFSMYLDDIRGQVFAFMILTVAAAEAAIGLAILVAFFRKRGDISVETANTMKN, encoded by the coding sequence ATGATCGGACTTGAACATTATCTTCTCGTCGGCGGCATGCTGTTCGCCATCGGTGTGGCCGGCATTTTCCTCAACCGGAAAAACGTCATCATCATCCTGATGTCGATCGAGCTCATGCTCCTTGCCGTGAACATCAATTTCGTCGCCTTCTCGATGTATCTTGATGACATCAGAGGGCAGGTCTTTGCCTTCATGATCTTAACGGTTGCCGCTGCCGAGGCGGCGATCGGTCTTGCCATCCTCGTCGCCTTCTTCCGCAAGCGTGGCGACATCTCCGTTGAAACCGCCAACACGATGAAGAACTGA
- the recA gene encoding recombinase RecA, producing MASNLKVIDGGMDKQKALEAALSQIDKAFGKGSVMKLGAKENVVQIEGISTGSLGLDIALGIGGLPKGRIVEIYGPESSGKTTLALHTVAESQKAGGTAAFIDAEHALDPIYASKLGVDLEDLLISQPDTGEQALEIADTLVRSGAIDVLVIDSVAALTPKAELEGEMGDSLPGLQARLMSQALRKLTGSISRSNTLVIFINQIRMKIGVMFGSPETTTGGNALKFYSSVRLDIRRIGAIKARDEVVGNQTRVKVVKNKVAPPFKQVEFDIMYGEGISKMGELLDLGVLANVVEKSGSWYSYNSERIGQGRDNAKTFLKDNPDIAAEIEHQVRKNAGLIADDLLVGPGEQEDEAAEG from the coding sequence ATGGCATCTAATCTCAAGGTCATAGACGGCGGTATGGACAAGCAAAAAGCGCTCGAGGCAGCGCTCTCACAAATCGACAAGGCTTTCGGCAAGGGCTCCGTGATGAAGCTCGGCGCGAAAGAAAATGTGGTGCAGATCGAGGGGATCTCGACGGGCTCGCTCGGGCTCGACATTGCGCTCGGCATTGGCGGTCTGCCCAAAGGGCGGATTGTGGAAATCTACGGGCCGGAAAGCTCAGGGAAAACGACCCTGGCGCTGCACACGGTCGCCGAGTCGCAAAAAGCGGGCGGGACGGCAGCCTTTATTGACGCCGAGCACGCGCTCGATCCGATCTATGCGTCAAAGCTCGGGGTCGATCTTGAAGACCTCCTGATCTCCCAGCCCGATACCGGCGAGCAGGCGCTTGAAATCGCCGATACGCTGGTGCGTTCCGGCGCGATCGATGTTCTCGTGATTGATTCGGTGGCGGCGCTGACGCCCAAGGCCGAACTCGAAGGCGAAATGGGCGACAGCCTGCCGGGCCTTCAGGCCCGATTGATGAGTCAGGCGCTCCGCAAGCTGACCGGCTCGATCTCGCGGTCGAACACGCTGGTCATCTTCATCAACCAGATCCGCATGAAGATCGGGGTGATGTTCGGCTCGCCGGAGACGACGACCGGCGGCAACGCCCTCAAATTCTACTCCAGCGTCCGGCTCGACATCCGCCGCATCGGCGCCATCAAGGCGCGTGATGAGGTGGTCGGGAACCAGACCCGCGTGAAGGTGGTCAAGAACAAGGTGGCGCCCCCCTTCAAGCAGGTCGAATTCGACATCATGTATGGCGAAGGCATCTCCAAGATGGGGGAACTCCTCGATCTCGGCGTCCTTGCGAACGTGGTGGAAAAATCGGGCAGCTGGTACAGCTACAACTCCGAACGGATCGGTCAGGGGCGCGACAACGCCAAGACCTTCCTCAAGGACAATCCCGATATTGCCGCGGAAATAGAGCATCAAGTGCGCAAGAATGCGGGCCTGATTGCGGATGATCTGCTGGTCGGTCCGGGCGAGCAGGAAGACGAGGCAGCCGAAGGCTGA
- the nuoL gene encoding NADH-quinone oxidoreductase subunit L: MEALIVLLPLIGAILAKPAATLAGPRAAEILTTLLLWVACGLAWITFISVGFGGAKDPVILFTWIESGSFSSVWSMRLDTLTAVMLIVVTSVSALVHTYSIGYMHEDPSRPRFFAYLSLFTFAMLVLVTANDLVQLFFGWEGVGLASYLLIGFWHHKKSANDAAIKAFVMNRVGDVGLALGLMGCFVTFGTVSFDGIFAAIEAGVANPLWTDGPVAINGASLHFLNGTFPVLELLGVLLFIGAMGKSAQFILHTWLPDAMEGPTPVSALIHAATMVTAGVFLVCRMSPLFAEAPFASGVVTFIGATTAVFAATVGLVQTDIKRVIAYSTASQLGYMFFAAGVGGYAQAMFHLTTHAFFKALLFLGAGAVIHFSHHEQEMPKMGGLRSQMPVTFVMMLAGTLAITGVGIPMFYAFGAPFGFAGFVSKDYIIEAAYGASTEGKAFATYAFICGLLAAVMTAFYSWRLIFLTFDGKWRAPEEVRKHPHDVPNTMLLPLMPLALGAVIAGMVFYKPFVGGGQADFWQGSVVIAEAHHGEADAGHGTEDVAHADTAHADEHEGSADEIAAAISAADAHDAAEDAHATLDHPVDEMAHEGDHGGGHDYPTWVFLAPFVAMLIGFLGALFHYRLTDDPLRPGLLRPGGLLYEFLKNRWYIDDLYRLVFLRPAEKLARLLWKGGDERTIDGAGPNGISGLLSAGAKRLVGVQTGYVYTYAFVMLAGLTLILFFVLLRGAS; the protein is encoded by the coding sequence ATGGAAGCCCTGATTGTCCTTCTGCCTCTGATCGGCGCGATCCTGGCCAAGCCGGCGGCAACGCTGGCGGGGCCGCGCGCTGCGGAAATCCTCACCACGCTTCTGCTCTGGGTCGCCTGTGGTCTGGCCTGGATCACCTTCATCTCTGTCGGGTTCGGCGGGGCGAAGGATCCGGTGATCCTCTTCACATGGATCGAATCCGGCTCATTCAGCTCGGTCTGGTCGATGCGCCTCGATACGCTGACGGCCGTCATGCTGATCGTCGTCACCAGCGTCTCGGCGCTCGTGCACACCTATTCGATCGGCTACATGCATGAGGATCCCTCACGGCCTCGCTTCTTTGCCTATCTCTCGCTCTTCACCTTCGCCATGCTGGTGCTGGTGACGGCCAATGACCTCGTCCAGCTCTTCTTCGGCTGGGAAGGGGTGGGGCTGGCCTCCTATCTTCTCATCGGCTTCTGGCACCACAAAAAGTCGGCCAATGACGCCGCGATCAAAGCGTTCGTGATGAACCGGGTCGGCGATGTCGGCCTTGCGCTTGGCCTGATGGGCTGTTTTGTGACCTTCGGCACGGTCAGCTTCGACGGCATCTTTGCCGCCATCGAGGCCGGGGTCGCCAATCCTTTGTGGACGGATGGCCCGGTCGCCATCAATGGCGCATCGCTTCACTTCCTCAATGGCACTTTCCCGGTGCTGGAGCTCCTCGGCGTGCTCCTTTTCATCGGGGCGATGGGCAAATCGGCGCAGTTCATCCTGCACACCTGGCTGCCGGACGCGATGGAGGGCCCGACGCCTGTTTCCGCGCTGATCCACGCCGCGACCATGGTGACGGCAGGGGTCTTCCTCGTCTGCCGGATGTCACCGCTCTTTGCTGAAGCGCCTTTTGCTTCCGGTGTCGTCACCTTTATCGGTGCCACGACAGCCGTCTTTGCCGCCACGGTCGGCCTCGTGCAGACCGACATCAAGCGGGTCATCGCTTATTCGACGGCGTCCCAGCTCGGCTACATGTTCTTTGCCGCAGGCGTTGGCGGATATGCGCAAGCCATGTTCCATCTGACGACCCACGCTTTCTTCAAGGCGCTCCTGTTCCTTGGCGCCGGCGCGGTCATCCACTTCTCCCATCACGAACAGGAAATGCCCAAAATGGGCGGCCTCAGATCGCAGATGCCGGTCACCTTCGTGATGATGCTGGCGGGCACGCTGGCCATTACGGGGGTCGGCATTCCGATGTTCTATGCCTTCGGCGCACCGTTCGGTTTTGCGGGCTTTGTCTCCAAGGACTACATCATCGAAGCTGCCTATGGGGCGAGTACGGAAGGCAAGGCATTTGCGACCTACGCATTTATCTGCGGTCTGCTCGCAGCCGTCATGACGGCATTCTATTCCTGGCGTCTCATCTTCCTGACATTTGATGGCAAATGGCGGGCGCCGGAAGAAGTGCGCAAGCATCCGCATGATGTGCCGAACACCATGCTCCTGCCGCTGATGCCGCTGGCACTTGGCGCCGTCATTGCCGGCATGGTCTTCTACAAACCCTTTGTCGGGGGCGGTCAGGCCGATTTCTGGCAGGGCAGTGTGGTCATCGCCGAGGCCCATCATGGCGAGGCGGACGCGGGCCACGGGACAGAAGACGTCGCGCACGCCGATACGGCGCATGCCGACGAACACGAAGGCTCAGCCGACGAAATCGCTGCAGCCATCAGCGCCGCCGATGCACATGACGCTGCTGAAGATGCCCATGCCACGCTTGATCATCCGGTTGATGAGATGGCCCATGAGGGCGATCATGGCGGGGGGCATGATTATCCGACCTGGGTCTTCCTTGCGCCTTTTGTCGCCATGCTGATCGGTTTCCTGGGCGCGCTCTTCCATTACCGCCTGACGGATGATCCGCTGCGGCCGGGCCTCCTGCGACCGGGCGGGCTTCTCTATGAGTTCCTCAAGAACCGTTGGTATATTGACGATCTTTATCGTCTCGTCTTCCTGCGGCCGGCGGAGAAACTCGCCCGGCTGCTCTGGAAAGGTGGCGATGAGCGTACGATTGACGGGGCAGGGCCGAACGGGATTTCCGGGCTACTCTCCGCGGGGGCAAAGCGCCTCGTCGGCGTGCAGACGGGGTATGTCTACACCTACGCCTTCGTCATGCTGGCCGGTCTCACCCTTATCCTGTTCTTTGTCCTGCTGCGGGGTGCGTCATGA
- a CDS encoding NADH-quinone oxidoreductase subunit M, whose protein sequence is MIEQQFTELPLLSILTFLPLVGVVFILLRQWSGREDEREGAARASKWVALATTLFTFVFSVYIYFQYDQTASGFQFVEESPWFGGCATGVVDEACAALGIKYKMGVDGLSILFILLTTFIMPVCILAGWKSIKTRIAEYMIAFLVLETLIIGVFSALDLMLFYVFFEASLIPMFLIIGVWGSKGERVLFGRVIPNRIYAAFKFFLYTLLGSLLLLIALIWMYQATGTTDIVALQEYAFPEGAQRWLWLAFFASFAVKMPMWPVHTWLPDAHVQAPTGGSIVLAAILLKMGGYGFARFSLPMFPDASVYFQPLVFTLSVIAIVYTSLVAFAQEDMKKLIAYSSVAHMGFVTMGLFTGTPQGLEGAMFQMLSHGFISGALFLCVGIVYDRLHTREIAAYGGLVQKMKWFAFFFLLFTMGNVGLPGISGFVGEILTMVGAFQINTWVAALAALGMILSAGYGLRLYREVVFGTIVNEKVAEMPDLDRRELALLTVLGAMSVYLGFHPSPTLAVFRPATDFVQARVIEAGGENYTSTLIPAGMSDDMHEEESHGDTH, encoded by the coding sequence ATGATCGAGCAGCAATTCACCGAGCTTCCGCTTCTCTCCATCCTGACCTTCCTGCCGCTGGTCGGCGTGGTCTTCATCCTGCTGCGTCAGTGGAGCGGGCGGGAAGACGAGCGCGAAGGCGCAGCGAGGGCCTCCAAATGGGTGGCGCTGGCGACCACGCTCTTCACCTTCGTTTTCTCCGTCTACATCTATTTCCAGTATGACCAGACGGCGAGCGGTTTCCAGTTCGTTGAGGAATCGCCATGGTTCGGCGGTTGCGCAACGGGCGTCGTTGATGAAGCCTGCGCGGCCCTGGGCATCAAATACAAGATGGGCGTCGATGGGCTCTCCATCCTCTTCATCCTCTTGACGACCTTCATCATGCCGGTCTGCATTCTCGCCGGGTGGAAATCGATCAAGACGCGGATCGCGGAATATATGATCGCCTTCCTCGTGCTTGAGACACTGATCATCGGCGTCTTCAGCGCGCTCGATCTGATGCTTTTCTATGTCTTCTTCGAAGCCTCGCTGATCCCGATGTTCCTGATCATCGGTGTCTGGGGATCGAAGGGGGAGAGGGTGCTGTTCGGCCGGGTGATCCCGAACCGGATCTATGCGGCTTTCAAATTCTTCCTCTACACGCTGCTCGGCTCGCTCCTGCTCCTGATCGCGCTGATCTGGATGTATCAGGCGACGGGCACGACAGATATTGTGGCGTTGCAGGAATATGCGTTCCCGGAAGGTGCACAGCGCTGGCTGTGGCTGGCCTTCTTTGCCAGCTTTGCGGTCAAGATGCCGATGTGGCCGGTCCATACCTGGCTGCCCGATGCGCACGTTCAGGCGCCGACCGGCGGCTCGATCGTGCTGGCGGCGATCCTCCTGAAAATGGGCGGCTACGGCTTTGCGCGGTTCTCGCTGCCAATGTTCCCCGATGCGTCGGTCTATTTCCAGCCGCTCGTCTTTACGCTGAGCGTCATTGCCATCGTCTACACATCGCTTGTCGCTTTTGCGCAGGAAGACATGAAAAAGCTGATCGCTTATTCCTCTGTTGCGCATATGGGCTTTGTGACCATGGGCCTCTTCACTGGCACCCCGCAGGGGCTGGAAGGCGCTATGTTCCAGATGCTCAGCCACGGCTTTATCTCCGGTGCGCTCTTCCTCTGTGTCGGGATTGTCTATGACCGCCTGCACACGCGGGAGATCGCGGCCTATGGCGGTCTGGTCCAGAAGATGAAATGGTTCGCCTTCTTCTTCCTGCTCTTCACCATGGGGAATGTCGGCCTGCCAGGGATTTCCGGTTTCGTGGGCGAGATCCTCACCATGGTTGGCGCATTCCAGATCAACACCTGGGTGGCAGCCCTTGCCGCGCTTGGTATGATCCTGTCAGCGGGTTATGGCCTTCGGCTTTATCGCGAAGTCGTCTTCGGCACGATCGTGAATGAGAAAGTCGCCGAGATGCCGGACCTTGACCGGCGGGAGCTGGCGCTCCTGACCGTTCTCGGGGCGATGTCTGTCTATCTTGGCTTCCACCCGTCACCGACGCTCGCCGTCTTCCGTCCGGCTACGGATTTCGTTCAGGCAAGGGTCATCGAGGCAGGCGGCGAGAACTATACCTCGACACTTATTCCCGCCGGGATGAGTGACGACATGCATGAAGAAGAGTCTCACGGAGATACGCACTAA
- a CDS encoding biotin--[acetyl-CoA-carboxylase] ligase, with the protein MSTPVRHAIETASTSLDAKSAFEEDGETGPLWFTAARQSAGVGRRGRTWRHHPGNFAGSLLLPIEEEQLRTAPLFAFIAAICVAEAIDQAGVPASKTQVKWPNDVLLDGQKIAGILCELLTSPKGRAIVIGIGVNLLVAPEGENAATLTGYLETPPMPAEFREMLDERVQVWEKRAREEGFASVRQAWLERAAGLGAPIIVRQHDSTTNGLFEGIDEDGSLLLGTDGTTVRITAADIFLGAKHG; encoded by the coding sequence GTGTCGACGCCCGTCCGCCACGCGATCGAGACCGCATCGACCAGCCTCGATGCCAAGTCCGCGTTCGAGGAAGACGGCGAGACCGGACCTCTCTGGTTCACGGCCGCCCGACAATCTGCCGGGGTGGGCCGTCGAGGCCGAACATGGCGTCACCATCCGGGCAATTTTGCGGGCTCGCTTCTACTGCCGATTGAAGAAGAGCAGCTTCGCACCGCGCCGCTCTTTGCCTTCATTGCGGCTATTTGTGTCGCAGAAGCGATCGATCAGGCAGGCGTTCCTGCCAGCAAGACACAAGTCAAATGGCCCAATGATGTTCTGCTGGATGGCCAGAAAATCGCAGGCATCCTCTGTGAATTGCTGACCAGCCCCAAGGGCCGGGCCATCGTCATCGGCATCGGCGTCAACCTGCTAGTCGCCCCGGAAGGGGAGAATGCGGCAACGCTTACGGGATATCTTGAGACGCCGCCAATGCCGGCGGAATTTCGTGAGATGCTGGATGAGCGGGTGCAGGTCTGGGAGAAGCGAGCCCGCGAAGAGGGGTTCGCGTCTGTGCGGCAGGCCTGGCTTGAACGCGCGGCAGGACTTGGCGCGCCGATCATCGTCCGCCAGCATGACAGCACGACTAATGGCCTGTTCGAGGGGATTGACGAGGACGGCTCATTGCTGCTCGGCACGGATGGAACCACAGTGCGGATCACGGCCGCGGATATATTTCTCGGTGCCAAACACGGCTAA
- the glpK gene encoding glycerol kinase GlpK has product MSKDPTILAIDQGTTSARAILFSRNGQPLDAAQYELPQHFPDDGWVEHDAEDIWSLTLKACRDVIARADAPPVGIGITNQRETVIVWDRKSGEPIHRAIVWQDRRTADVCRGLREADHEEKVAAKTGLVIDPYFSATKLAWLLDHVPGARARAEKGELAAGTVESFLLWRLTGGQVHASDATNASRTSLFDIHRQQWDQELCDIFRVPMSLLPEVTDCAHDFGATDPALFGTAIPIGGMAGDQQAALIGQGAFRPGLVKSTYGTGCFAVLNTGSTPVRSGHKLLSTVGYRLGGEVTYALEGSIFVAGAAIQWLRDGMKFISHAAESEALAKKAMGKGEVTFVPAFTGLGAPHWDAEARGAIFGLTRDTGPADIVAAALEAVAFQTAELLEAMAADAPGLASLRVDGGMVANDLFCQQLADLTGLEVDRPVVTETTALGAAILAGLTAGWFSSLEEAEGFRTRDRVFSPAMDSSEGQRRRRRWDAAIARVLTAPPSA; this is encoded by the coding sequence ATGAGTAAAGACCCCACTATCCTCGCCATCGATCAGGGCACGACCAGCGCCCGTGCCATCCTCTTCAGCCGCAACGGCCAGCCGCTCGACGCTGCGCAATATGAGCTTCCCCAGCATTTCCCCGATGACGGCTGGGTTGAACATGATGCAGAAGATATCTGGTCGCTGACACTTAAGGCCTGCCGCGATGTGATCGCGCGGGCTGATGCCCCGCCGGTGGGTATCGGCATCACCAATCAGCGCGAGACGGTGATCGTCTGGGACCGCAAGAGCGGTGAGCCGATCCATCGCGCCATTGTCTGGCAGGACCGGCGCACGGCCGATGTCTGCCGCGGGCTTCGCGAGGCAGACCATGAAGAGAAGGTGGCTGCCAAGACCGGCCTCGTCATCGATCCCTATTTCTCTGCAACCAAGCTCGCCTGGCTGCTCGATCATGTACCGGGTGCGCGGGCGCGGGCCGAGAAGGGGGAGCTGGCTGCCGGGACGGTGGAGAGCTTCCTCCTCTGGCGGCTGACTGGCGGGCAGGTCCATGCGAGCGACGCGACCAATGCGAGCCGGACGAGCCTTTTTGATATTCACCGCCAGCAATGGGACCAGGAGCTGTGCGATATCTTCCGCGTGCCGATGAGCCTTTTGCCTGAGGTCACCGACTGCGCACACGATTTCGGGGCGACGGATCCGGCACTGTTCGGGACCGCCATTCCCATCGGCGGCATGGCAGGTGATCAGCAGGCCGCCCTGATCGGGCAGGGGGCGTTCCGTCCGGGTCTCGTCAAGAGCACTTACGGCACGGGCTGTTTTGCCGTTCTCAATACCGGCTCCACACCGGTGCGTTCCGGACACAAGCTCCTTTCCACCGTCGGCTATCGCCTGGGCGGCGAGGTCACATACGCGCTTGAAGGCTCAATCTTCGTTGCGGGGGCAGCGATCCAGTGGCTGCGTGACGGGATGAAATTCATCTCCCACGCTGCCGAAAGCGAGGCGCTCGCTAAAAAAGCCATGGGCAAGGGCGAGGTGACTTTCGTGCCGGCCTTTACCGGGCTCGGTGCGCCGCATTGGGATGCCGAAGCGCGCGGCGCGATCTTCGGGCTGACCCGCGATACTGGCCCCGCCGATATCGTTGCCGCTGCGCTCGAAGCGGTCGCGTTCCAGACAGCTGAATTGCTCGAAGCCATGGCAGCCGATGCGCCGGGGCTCGCGAGCTTGCGCGTCGATGGTGGGATGGTCGCCAATGACCTCTTCTGCCAGCAACTCGCCGACCTTACCGGGCTCGAGGTCGACCGGCCGGTCGTCACCGAGACGACGGCGCTGGGCGCAGCGATTCTCGCCGGGCTGACGGCGGGCTGGTTCTCGAGCCTCGAAGAAGCCGAAGGCTTTCGCACCCGCGATCGGGTCTTCTCACCGGCGATGGACTCAAGCGAAGGGCAGCGCCGGCGGCGCCGCTGGGACGCAGCAATCGCGCGGGTTCTGACAGCGCCGCCAAGCGCTTAA
- the nuoN gene encoding NADH-quinone oxidoreductase subunit NuoN, with the protein MDRQDLLALGPELFLAIVSMVLLIVGVSFKGSRLREMTLAACAALAGALLIALNGMPPEGAAFGGSFVTDAFSVVGRIFIYSAGIVSLLMSVLFLDKEKLGRFEYPILVLLATIGMGLMVSAQDLIAVYMGIELQSLSLYILAAFNRGSRRSTEAGLKYFVLGALSSGLLLYGMSLIYGFTGALQFGEIARHALDSDHQVAISFGLVFMLAGLAFKVSGAPFHMWTPDVYEGAPTPVTAYFAAAPKVAGMFLFVRVMLEAFPTILDQWQPVVWLIAALSMIVGSLSALMQTNIKRLMAYSSIGHVGYALIGLAAGTQAGAQGVVVYLGIYLVMTLGTFACILSMRRPEGMAENISDLSGLMQTRPGLGLAFTALFLSLAGIPPFLGFFAKFAVFSAGVDAGLYILTIVGVVTSVISTFYYLSVIRTIWFNDPAPQFVSNRGMAVTMTASGAALLITVGLLFLIRPLYDWAALAAASLF; encoded by the coding sequence ATGGACCGTCAGGATCTTCTCGCGCTCGGACCGGAGCTGTTCCTCGCCATCGTCTCCATGGTGCTGCTGATCGTTGGCGTCTCGTTCAAAGGCAGCCGCCTGCGGGAGATGACGCTGGCGGCCTGTGCCGCGCTTGCTGGCGCGCTTCTGATTGCACTCAACGGCATGCCGCCGGAAGGCGCAGCGTTCGGTGGCTCCTTCGTCACTGATGCTTTCAGCGTCGTCGGCCGGATCTTCATCTATTCAGCAGGGATCGTCTCCCTGCTGATGTCCGTCCTCTTCCTCGACAAGGAAAAGCTCGGCCGGTTCGAATATCCAATCCTTGTGCTGCTTGCGACCATTGGCATGGGTCTGATGGTCTCCGCACAAGACCTGATCGCCGTCTATATGGGGATCGAGCTGCAGTCGCTGTCGCTTTATATCCTCGCCGCGTTCAACCGCGGCTCACGTCGCTCGACTGAAGCGGGCCTTAAATATTTCGTGCTCGGCGCATTGTCATCGGGCCTGCTGCTTTACGGCATGTCGCTCATCTATGGCTTCACGGGCGCGCTGCAATTCGGCGAGATCGCACGTCATGCGCTCGATTCAGATCATCAAGTCGCAATCTCCTTCGGTCTTGTCTTCATGCTGGCCGGGCTCGCCTTCAAGGTATCCGGCGCGCCGTTCCATATGTGGACCCCGGACGTTTATGAGGGTGCCCCGACCCCGGTGACGGCCTATTTCGCGGCCGCCCCGAAAGTCGCTGGCATGTTCCTCTTTGTCCGCGTGATGCTGGAGGCGTTCCCGACCATTCTTGACCAATGGCAGCCGGTTGTCTGGCTGATCGCTGCGCTGTCGATGATCGTCGGCTCGCTCTCGGCACTGATGCAGACCAATATCAAACGCCTGATGGCCTACTCCTCGATTGGTCATGTCGGCTATGCGCTGATCGGGCTTGCGGCGGGAACGCAGGCAGGGGCGCAGGGCGTCGTTGTCTATCTCGGCATCTATCTTGTCATGACGCTCGGGACTTTTGCCTGCATCCTGTCGATGCGGCGGCCTGAGGGCATGGCGGAGAATATCTCAGATCTTTCCGGCCTGATGCAGACCCGTCCGGGGCTTGGTCTTGCCTTTACCGCTCTCTTCCTGTCGCTGGCCGGGATCCCGCCCTTCCTTGGCTTCTTTGCCAAATTCGCGGTCTTCTCCGCAGGCGTTGATGCCGGGCTCTATATCCTGACCATCGTCGGTGTCGTGACGAGTGTGATCTCAACCTTCTACTATCTCTCGGTCATCCGGACGATCTGGTTCAATGACCCGGCGCCGCAATTTGTCAGTAATCGGGGCATGGCTGTCACGATGACGGCGTCAGGTGCTGCGCTCCTGATCACCGTCGGGCTCCTGTTCCTGATTCGGCCGCTATATGACTGGGCCGCGCTTGCGGCTGCGTCCCTGTTCTGA